A stretch of DNA from Salvelinus fontinalis isolate EN_2023a unplaced genomic scaffold, ASM2944872v1 scaffold_2636, whole genome shotgun sequence:
CGGCCTCTGGCTCCATCTTGGCAGCTGTGGGCAGGAAGGAGTACAGGAGAGCGTACAGATGCTCCACAAACCCACCGGGGTGCTAAAGGAAAcaaaggaggagaaaagaggagagaatagaagagAAGAGGAATTTAAGTGAAACTGCTAATAGATATCAAAACATGTACCAGTGAGATGCTACTTACCACCCTCAGGGACTTCTGAGCTGTCATCATCCCAAACAGCACCAGCTCAAAGACGACATCTATCATATTCACATGATGGATCTAGGACAAGAAAACACGTTTGGAGAAAATAGGAATGATTTCATATAGATCAGCTACTGTGATGTATAAAAGACATGCATTTGGAAGAACTCAGTGAGACTTGAAAGAGTTAATGAACTCACCTTTGCCTCAGCCAGCTCCCTCTCAATGTCATTCCGCTTGGAGGGGTCACTCAGGTAGTCCACAAAGTCGTTATAAGTACGGATGAACTTGGCCTCGTCCTATGACAAAGAAAAGAGCATCTTAGTGAACAGAACACATTTCCCCTCAGGGACGCTCTCTTTCCCTTGAAAAAGAATGAATTAGTGAGTTACCGCCCAGGAGGACCTTTCCCGCCACAAACAGATGGTTCCTGCTCAGGGTGGAACCAAGCAGGGtctagggaagagggaagagttaGGGTGAGGCATCttcctctaggagacagaacaagaaatcacagagagaaaaagaaaagtggGTCCACTCACAGTGAAGGCCTGGCGCAGGGAGACGAGCCTCAGGGCGATGTCCTCCACTCTCTTGGTGGTAAGGTAGAGGCTGTGAAAGGGAGGGAATGGAGCATGTCAACCATTAGAGTCAATGGGGGATAACAGCATTATGACCACTATCCTTCAGCATCTGACAAGCCCAGACTACACAGACATTTAGAGGAACTCACTTTACCAGAggaacctccctctcctcaggcagCAGGTCCTCCTCCCAGCCCTACGACAACAAAACAAGCATTCAAAATCAGTGACCAATGCAATGACGTAACAAACAATCGGTCAATGGAAGGATCTTAATGCTCCTAGTCaatagtatgtgtgtgtaacgTCTGACCTCATAGCAGTTGTGGCCCTCAGGCTCTGGGTCAGTGAACTGCTGAGTGGTGGGCGTAGAGAAGGAGGCAGCCTCCGACCACGCTGAAGAGGACAGAAGCCCGTCCAGCCCCATGTGGAGAGTGGCGTACACCACTGAGACATCAATCTGCTGctcaaaacacacaacacacctgtttaccacacacacaatattagAAAACACATTAAATCTAATGCAAAAATGCCCAGTAATGTCTAGTCTATATACATAGGAAATCGTTTATTTACCTGGTAGCAGCCAAGCGCCACGTCCACAGACGTCTCGTGGCGGAGGTGAGACACATAGTGTCTCACCCTGCCAGCCACacgctgacagagagagaatacatgttAAGGCCAAATGGAATAAGTGAAGAAAAATCTAATTTAATACTATTTCAGTAGTATTTACGTCTTACCTGGATCCAAGTGATGGACTGCACTTTGGTGGCACAGTAGGGGATGCCCTTTGGACTAAGCCTGGCTGTCTCCTTGGAGATGGCCCACACCAGTTGAGTCTCCAGGCCTCTCACCCTACTAACgtggtgcatcctcaccaccacctgctgttgagataaacaacaagacaacatcaacaaaaccACTTCAGCAATCGCTGTGACACACTGACAATGTAGATTAGGGAGTTACAAAGACACATACCTGGGATCCCCCACGCATGTATGTGATGATGGGGCTGATGAACTGGAAAGTTCTCCAAGCTTTAACCACCGGACCGGCATTGTTCtgcacattacaatacattcatgttgGAAACTGTAAACATAGTAACCGTGATGTGACTGCGTGTGGGGGGTCTCTTACCCTGATCACAACAGGCCCACAGTACAGGGGGCTGAACCTAATCGGAATCAACTGCCAATTGCCAGTGGCCTCCTAAAGCAGAAAGCAGACAAGAGATTTGTTTCATGTCAAAGAGACACAACTTGAATATCTGGGATATTTTTCAAACATAAAACCCCAAACTTTCAGAAAATTGTACCTCAAGGATAGTCTGCACATCTGGCACATCCTCAAGGATGATAGCAGCATTCTGGACATCAAGGAGGACTGGCAGCTGTGGAACATCTGGCACATCATCCAATGGCACATCCAACTGGACCTCATCCAGGACAGTTGTTTCTAAAATGAGGAACATTGGAATATAAAATAAACAATTGTTAGGACATAAAACGTAGCAAGATTGCTAATACTAGCTAGCTAGGAAGCCGTCGATCGCTTAGCAACAGTTACTaaagttaatgttagctagcaagctaggtaGCTACAACATCTCTAGCACAAGCATTTTTGCCAAGTCTGAATTatagaaatacacaacatttcgCAAATTATAATGACATAGTTAAATGTAGTAAAATAAGAGTTTTAAACTCCACATACCCTCTTCGAAGTCGCTGTCCACCTGTCGACAATCACGAACCCTGCAAAACAGAAAAAGACAAGAAAAACAAGCCACAAATGAATTTGAACAACCTGTCGATGCAGTAGGCCGCCGACGTCCACGCACTCTCTCCGCCAGTCTTGAAAAGTACCCAGGCATTTTCCAGTCGATTGTTCTTTCTCAGGTGTCAAATATCAAACAAGTTTGTTGTCAGCAGCAAACTGAAGTTGTTTTCGCACAGAAAACATAGAACGTCGGTTAGATGTCTCTTGGCAACACACGTTCGAAAATGATTGTTTACAAAATTGACAACTGTGTTGCCATAGAAATGAGTTTGGAATTCTATGATTCCCTTTAGAATCCGTTAAAATTGCTTGTCATCATTCTAGTGACGTCGACGTGCTCCTTCGTAGCTCAgttgatattttttattttaccttcatttaaccaagtaggcaagttgagaagaagttctcatttacaactgcgacctggccaagataaagcaaagcagttcgacacatacaacaacacagagttacacatggagtaaacaaacatagtcaataata
This window harbors:
- the LOC129850995 gene encoding uncharacterized protein LOC129850995 isoform X2: MPGYFSRLAERVRGRRRPTASTGCSNSFVACFSCLFLFCRVRDCRQVDSDFEEETTVLDEVQLDVPLDDVPDVPQLPVLLDVQNAAIILEDVPDVQTILEEATGNWQLIPIRFSPLYCGPVVIRQVVVRMHHVSRVRGLETQLVWAISKETARLSPKGIPYCATKVQSITWIQRVAGRVRHYVSHLRHETSVDVALGCYQQIDVSVVYATLHMGLDGLLSSSAWSEAASFSTPTTQQFTDPEPEGHNCYEGWEEDLLPEEREVPLVNLYLTTKRVEDIALRLVSLRQAFTTLLGSTLSRNHLFVAGKVLLGGRGQVHPYL
- the LOC129850995 gene encoding uncharacterized protein LOC129850995 isoform X1 translates to MPGYFSRLAERVRGRRRPTASTGCSNSFVACFSCLFLFCRVRDCRQVDSDFEEETTVLDEVQLDVPLDDVPDVPQLPVLLDVQNAAIILEDVPDVQTILEEATGNWQLIPIRFSPLYCGPVVIRNNAGPVVKAWRTFQFISPIITYMRGGSQQVVVRMHHVSRVRGLETQLVWAISKETARLSPKGIPYCATKVQSITWIQRVAGRVRHYVSHLRHETSVDVALGCYQQIDVSVVYATLHMGLDGLLSSSAWSEAASFSTPTTQQFTDPEPEGHNCYEGWEEDLLPEEREVPLVNLYLTTKRVEDIALRLVSLRQAFTTLLGSTLSRNHLFVAGKVLLGGRGQVHPYL